The Cardinium endosymbiont cEper1 of Encarsia pergandiella nucleotide sequence GTGGCTATTGCATTAATTTAAAAAAGCTTGATCCATAGTTTGTAAAAAGGGCCTATCCTAAAAAGAACATTTCTATACCTAGGACAACTTTTTACAAAGCTTTTAGGTGTTTTACCTACTTTTTGATATAGGAAAGACAAAAATAAAATATAAATTTTTACCCTTGACCAGAAACTGTTTCAGCAACTACTTCGTCTACAAGAGGAGTAGTTTTTTTCTTTTTCCTACGCCGAGGCGTTTTAACGACTTTGGCTTCTTTTGTATAGATATCATTGTAGTCTACTAATTCAATCATACACATAGCAGCATTATCTCCAGCACGATTGGCTAACTTAATGATGCGTGTATAACCACCTGGACGTTGTTCAATTTTCTCAACAATATGATTGAAAAGCTCTTTTACGGGGACTTTATCTTGAAAGTGAGAAAAAACCATTCTTCTAGCATGCGTAGTATCTTGCTTTGCTCTAGTAAGAATAGGCTCAATAAACGAACGCAATACTTTTCCCTTGGCCAAAGTGGTCACAATACGCTTATGCATAATAAGCGACTTAGATAAATTCATAAGCAATGCTTTCCTATGACCTGCAGGCCTACCCAGCCGATTAATTTTATTTCTGTGCCTCATTGATTTATACTAATACGATTTTTAATTAAAATGTACTATAGAATTAACTTTAAATAAAAACTACCCATCTAATTTATACCTAGAGAGATCCATACCAATCTTTAGATGCTTTTCTGCCAAAAGTTGATCAATTTCATCACGTGACTTACGACCAAAGTTTCTAAACTTCATAGTATCAAAATCTTTTACGGTTACAAGATCTTCTAAAGTTTCAATACCTGCTGATTTAAGACAATTTAATACACGAGAAGAACATTGCAGCTCACTAATATGGGTTCTAAGATTTTTTTGCAGAGCTACTGTTTCTTCATCTAATATTTGAACGGTTTCATCCTCTAGTGATTGCACAACAATTTCCTGACCAGATAACAAGTTAAGGTGTTGAATCATTAACTTAGCTGCTTGTCTAACGCTTTCTTCTGGAGTTATAGAACCATCTGTTTTTACTTCAAATGTCAATTGCTCATAATCGGTACGTTGCTCCACACGCATATTCTCAACACGATACTGTACACTGATAATAGGAGAAAAGATAGCATCAATAGGAATAAGATCTAAGATTGGTTCTTTAGGTTTATGCTCCTCAGCTGAAAGATAGCCCCTATACTTCATTATATGAAGTTCTATGTCAAAACTGGCCGATGCATCAAGCCTACAAATCAATAGATCTGGATTTAAAACTTCAAAAAAAGAAGTAGCTTCTACAATATCACCTGCACGAAACTCAGGTTTATTAACCCGAACAGAAATAATATCATTACCACCTTCTAATTTTTTTTTTAAGCGGACCTGCTTAAGATTTAAAATGATTTGTACAAGATCTTCTCGTACCCCTTCAATCGTAGAAAATTCGTGACGGATACCAGGAATTTTAATCGCAACAATAGCATACCCTTCTAAAGAAGATAATAATACACGTCTAAGTGCATTACCAATAGTAGTACCATATCCCTTTTCAAGTGGACGAAAACTAAAAATACCATGAAAAGCATCAACTTGCTCCACAAATATCTTCTTTGGCATTTGAAAGGCTAATAACGACATATAGGATCTTTATTTGATTTAAAAAGGAAACAATAGAAAAACTATTTAGAATGGAGCTCCACAATGCTTCGTTCATTAATTTCTTCTGGTATTTCAGAACGCTGTGGAAAGGCAAGAAACTTACCTACCATCAATGATGGATCCCACTCCAACCAACTATATTTATTGGATGGACTATTTGCTATATTATAAACAATCAAAGCTATTTTTTCTGCCTTCTTTGCTATGCCTATTATTTGGCCAGGCTTCAAAGTATAAGAAGGAATATTTACTATTTTAGTATTTACTGTAATATGCCTATGAGATACCATCTGCCTTGCTTCGCCTCGTGTAGCGGCAATGCCTAGCCTATAAACCGTATTGTCTAAACGAGCCTCTAGCCGCTGAAGGATTAGCTCACCGGTAATACCTTTACTTTTAGTAGCTTTTTCACAAAGATTTTTAAACTGACGTTGTAATAATCCATAGGTATACTTTGCTTTTTGTTGCTCCATTAATTGAAGCCCAAATTGAGAACGCCTTTTACGTCTTCTACCATGTTGCCCTGGTGGATAATTTTTTTTCTGTAATACCTTACCAACAGATGAACCAAATATCGGACTGTTATATCTTCTCGCAACCTTGGCTTTTGGACCACGATATCTTGCCATACGCTATATTTCTTATAGTATAAATAGTAAATTGTATCATTTATGGACGCCTACGCTTAGGTGGCCTGCAACCATTGTGAGGAAGAGGCGTAACATCTCTTATAGAAATCACCTCTACAGA carries:
- the rplQ gene encoding 50S ribosomal protein L17; protein product: MRHRNKINRLGRPAGHRKALLMNLSKSLIMHKRIVTTLAKGKVLRSFIEPILTRAKQDTTHARRMVFSHFQDKVPVKELFNHIVEKIEQRPGGYTRIIKLANRAGDNAAMCMIELVDYNDIYTKEAKVVKTPRRRKKKKTTPLVDEVVAETVSGQG
- a CDS encoding DNA-directed RNA polymerase subunit alpha encodes the protein MSLLAFQMPKKIFVEQVDAFHGIFSFRPLEKGYGTTIGNALRRVLLSSLEGYAIVAIKIPGIRHEFSTIEGVREDLVQIILNLKQVRLKKKLEGGNDIISVRVNKPEFRAGDIVEATSFFEVLNPDLLICRLDASASFDIELHIMKYRGYLSAEEHKPKEPILDLIPIDAIFSPIISVQYRVENMRVEQRTDYEQLTFEVKTDGSITPEESVRQAAKLMIQHLNLLSGQEIVVQSLEDETVQILDEETVALQKNLRTHISELQCSSRVLNCLKSAGIETLEDLVTVKDFDTMKFRNFGRKSRDEIDQLLAEKHLKIGMDLSRYKLDG
- the rpsD gene encoding 30S ribosomal protein S4 — protein: MARYRGPKAKVARRYNSPIFGSSVGKVLQKKNYPPGQHGRRRKRRSQFGLQLMEQQKAKYTYGLLQRQFKNLCEKATKSKGITGELILQRLEARLDNTVYRLGIAATRGEARQMVSHRHITVNTKIVNIPSYTLKPGQIIGIAKKAEKIALIVYNIANSPSNKYSWLEWDPSLMVGKFLAFPQRSEIPEEINERSIVELHSK